GGGCTTTATCTTGGCGTACGCCAAGCAGTCCCTGGTGAGGAAGATGTCGTAGTTGCTGCATGAATAATTCAAGGCTTAGATTTGGAATATAGTTCCTCCAGCATGAGGTTGCCATGAAGTGGAGATGACATAATGGAAGTACGGAATTGCAGGGATTGATTACAGTTCGATTCTGATTAGTTGGAATATGCATAGCTCAAGTAGTTAAGTTCAAAATTGACACTTGAGAGTGCTACAACCAGAGTGGTCTAAATCCTGACATTACTGTAGGCATGACACAATGTTAGTAGTCTAAGTTGCAGCTAGCTAGAGATCACATGATGTCACGGAGAACATGTAGAATTCTCGTTCTAATGGTCATGGACAAGTTTAGAGCTCCAGTCAGGGGATGATGATACTATTTGTTACTAAGGACGCTGAGTGTAGACATAACAAGATTTACTTTACAAAGAACAAACATGGAAAGGCATGCATTCTTGTTCTCTGCACCAGGTGCATGCCATTCTGCTACCCATCTGGATAGTGCGGTACATGCAAACTAAGGGGTCTTTACTTGGACAATATGCAAGTTAAAACTCACATGGAAGCTATTTAAATCTTTAAATGTATTAGACTACATAAATTTGGAAGTAATGTAGAGATAATACTCCAGTATACTGTACAATGGTGCAATGGAAGCAAGAAGCCAGGAACAACTAAACACAAATTTATGGTATATAATCAACAACGTCAATATATGACAATTCAGGTTCACCAGGACTTGAAAGGATTACAGAATAAGATGTCACACTCTTTATTTAGAAAAGATGGAGATAAACCCTGGGCAACAAGGCCACCAACTACTTTGTACAGCAACCAATAAGCCAATAAATGGAAAGATCCAGAAGGACTAAATCATTCTAAATACACAGCAGCCAAGAGATATAGATCAAACAAAGTAGTATGTACTAGTAAACTAATGGAACAAGCTGAACAATTGCAATACTAAGTAAACTAAACCGTGGCCACGACTAGGAGAAATGGGGACAACATCAACTAACTGACCCAAGTGACGCATCATAATATCTACAGAGGTTAAATGAGTCAAGACCAAATGCCTCAATAATTCAAAATATAGCTAACAGACCAAAGAAAGACCAAAGAACCAAAGGTAATATAATGTCCTTTACCTGATTCCGATGCTACGAACAAGTCCCATGGAAACAAGATCTTCCATTGCATGCCACGTTGTCTCCAATGAGATAGTGGTATCGATATCAAGCACACCATCATCACCAAGAGCACTATCAGTTGTGCCAACTCCTGTACACAATTAAAATTAAAATGCTCTATTCTGTTAGATGAAATAATGTAAAGTGTTCTTCATCCATATTAGGTAGGATAAAGACAAGGATCATACCAGTATGCTTAGTAGCTACAGGGAAGTGAATAAGGTAGAGATCAAGATAATCCAGTCGCAGCTTCTTCAGGCTGTCCTTGCAGGCTTCAAGCACATGACCATGATCTGAGTTCCACAACTACAATCACAACAGACACGGAGCTGTGAATAACACAACAGATGTGGGAGAAAGAAGGTTGCAACATCATCATTTGAGTGTTGACAGTGAAATGGGGCGTAAACAAAAAGAATCATTGCCATAACCCCATAACAATAAAAATTAAGAAACGCAATAATTGATGAATAAATCTGAAATGTAAGTGCTCATATTTGAATACCACCATGAACAAACAAATGTTGGTTTGCTGGTGTGGTGAAACCATAAAAGCTAAACATGGCGTGGAGTAAACATTGCTACAAGCCAGTCCTACTGCTTCTCGAGCCTACGAGATTAGTTTCAGGACACTTAGTCAAACAATAGATGGTACTTAAGATTCCAGCACGTTATACTCGCCGGTCAGTGCATAACTACAAAAATTTGCTCCAGCTGAGTCAGGGGCACCTTCAAGCCTTTTGAGCGTTTTTCATTCAATATAAACCAGATGTCATCAGCAGTCGGTTAAGAATTAAGAGATGCGACCTGATGTACCAACAGGTTAATGTGTGCCACTGACTGATGCAGAACCTTTTTCTCGAATTGCTTAATCAATCATATGATTTCACTCTGTATTTCTTTTGAATGCCACATCCAGCCATACCATCATAAGTGGGTTTAACCATAGATGTCTTGAAATTCTATGTTACCGTAGTGCTTCTCGATACAAAACCTCATCTAATCAGCTCATAGGACACAATTGTTAATAGGCTCAGGTCCTAGGCTCCTAGCACAAAGGGGTAGTAGGCGTGTCATATCAAAcaccaacacaaagaaaacattgGTATATTCTTATTCCAATACTACCCTTTTCTGCAACCACGATTCGGAAAATAAATAAACACTGTAGTAGAGTAAATAATAATGACCTTGGTAGTGATGAAAAGATCCTCCCTCTTGACAAGCCCAGTTTGGAATGCCTCCGCGAGCGCATCGCCAACTTCGGCCTCGTTTTTGTAGTCAGCTGCGGCAGCGGACAGCAATCCCAGACGGTTAGAACGTCATCGCAGGCGAAATCTCCCGGCGAACAAACACTGTAAATTACTAAGATCTGGTACTGCTGAATAGAAGTAACGCAGAACTTCTTCGATAGTACTTGCAAATCTACTGCCTGAAGGCATCACGAACCCTGACATTTGGTTTTACCAATGCCAATGTGGAATCCCCCGGCGAGACACGCAAGCATCCTAGATAAGACGGTGCGAGATTCATGGGGATCGGGGATCCAGGTGGGTGCAGACAGGCGTGAAGAGGGGGCGTACCGGCGCAGTCGAAGTGGCGGTAGCCGGCGCGGAGGGCGGAGTGGATGAGGCCGCGGACGGCGGGGGAGTCCATCCGCCAGACGCCGAGCCCCACGGCCGGCATCTCGTGCCCGCTGCTCAGCGCCGTGGCCATCGCCGCCATCCCGAGCCGGTCGGTCGCTGGGGCTCGTCGGAGCCGGGGatgagataagaagaagaagaccggcgaggaggaggaggaaacgcGGTACACTGCGCTCGAGTAAGGGAAGAAAGATTCGGTTGGACTCCGGTGGGTGAAGTGGTGGTGGAAAGGCGAACGCGTGGGTTGGTTTTACGAAAATCGCGTGCTCGGTGATGAACAGTGCAGATCCAAATTACTACATCAAATTCCTGCCGGCATCTTCGATGGATGATGTAGATGCAAACATAAAGGATTTTTTTTTTACTTCTTCAATGCCTACGAGGTAGGAGTAGATGTCAACAAGATTACATTAGCTGCTCTAAGTGACATAAAATACAACACttataaaaatataaatttaCATTTTTAACCGTCGAAGATGTAAAACCAGGTGCAAAACGGTCAGCCATGTGCCAACCCAACCGTCCAGGAATCTACTCCCCCCCCTCCCCCGATCAGCCACCTACCTTGATTTGTTGTCGGGCCGTCGACCTGTCGCACCTCGCCCGCCGATGGCAGATCCGGCCCCCTCAACCATGTCGGGAGCGGATCCGCCGCCCAACGTCTCTAAATCACCCCAAATTGCTGATGTTTCGCCGCTCCGTCGCGCCATTTGAAGCTCGCCCCCTGCCCTCCCGCTCATCTCCAATCTCAATAGCCACCATGTTGTTCGTCTCCAAGCTCGGTCGATGACCCGCTGTCAGTATCAAAAACCGATGATCTCGACTAggggtccgaactatggatctaaggtcgatgggtaacaagggatGGCGAAGACGGTGTTTTACGTAGGTTCGGTCCCTCTTGATGGAgataaaccctacgtcctgctcttgttgttattgatgaggtAGTACAGAGTACAGAGTCGATCTACTGCGAGATCGATgtcgtggtctaaaccctaaccgTAATGAAAAAAGCTGTCCAAACAATTAACGAATTAATAATCTTTAcatactaataaaagaaataggtatTTTTGATCCGTTCTATAATTTATAGAAAACTCCTTGACAATTTTTAGAATCAACCCGCAGCCAAAAAAAAGGTTTCGTAGAACGAAAGAAAAAAATAATTAGTGGTGCCTCCTCCCGTCGGCGCAGGTCTCTTCGTCTCCAGCTTGCGCTCCTTGATGGATTCGTTCCCCGTGTATGTGGTGGTCCAATTAAGCCCCGTCCACGCTCGGTCCTCCGTCCTCGGCCGCAGGGGGATTCGACCTCCCTGGAGGAGCGGATCAGGAGGGGTAGGAGACCTTGTTATCTACGACACCAATAACTGAAGCATGCAGAAAAGGGATTCAAGCTGCCCTCTATCTGTTTTCCTCTCTCTGGCATCTCTGTTGGAACGGCCGGCGGTGACTGAACAAAACTTCtcctcatgtcatcttccttctcTCTACTCTCTGTCATCTTATATCTTTTTTTTTCTACATGCTCAGGTGTTTGAGGCAGGAAGAGCAGGTGCAATTTTTTGACACTAACAATTCATATTTGGATGCCTTCTTTCTCCCGATGACTTGGGATGGCTTGTGGGCAACTGCAGTATAGAAGAATTCGTattagaaataaaaaataaaaattctttcCCTGACACTAACAATTCATATTTGGGTGCCTTCTTTCCATGGCACTTCATGAGGTAATTTATTAATTTGTTCCGATCAATACATTTCTGCGTAAATAAAAAAATGACAACTCAAAGTGAATTTGTGTATGATGTACTTTTTATTATATCGTTTCATTAATGATATTTTCGCGGGGGGAATAAAAATCATATGCATATGTATTTCACCGCCATTGATCAAGTTACTGAAAATTAATCTGTGATCAAAACAATGAGTTAGTAGTAGAGAGGTAAAGCTTTGAATATTTTTATTATTAAACCTAAAACTTGACAAATCTGATCTCATATCGCATTTGATGTTGTAATAGGAGTGGACTGGACACCATTCTCTCTGATAATGGATTGTTTCCAGGAACGGATGCTGGTACTTCTAAGTAATTTCAAACATTTGTTTTGCTACTTGCAAAGTTGTTTGAGGGGTATGCGCAAAAAAATTGTTTGAGTGTTTATCTGTTTGTTATGTTTTCAAGCATACGTTTAGTTATTTTGTCCGTACTCACAATGACCCCAAGAAGTCCATCTACACAACCATAGGCTATGGACGGAGTATGAATCATTTGTGGGACAGAGACACCATCAACAATCTGGTCCATGATGTCAAATGTCGGCGTCCATGGCGCAAGGCTGTGTTTTTTGGAAGGAGCAACTCGTATTAAATGCATCGATGATCAACCAATGCGTCAATTTGGCTAGAAGAATATATATTGCCCTACCGCAATTCCTTCTAGCATGCATACGCAGATTTTTTTTATGACATGATATTTTTtcgtccgttgcaacgcacgggcatttaaaCTAGTGTAGATGTAAACAAAATTACATTAGCTGCTCCAAGTGACATAAAATACAAACACTTATTAaaatatactagcaaaagggcctctgcgttGCAATGGGacaaaaacaattataatctccaatggtgttgatcatattatgtctttaaaattttaggacatttcttgaaatgcatgaacattttttgaattaggaaacattttttcaattgcactcaaaaaataatacacaatttttttttcaaaatcatggacttttattgttttcaccaacattgttcttaaaattatgaacatttttctgaatatacaaatacttttacaaaaatcctgagcattttttgaattcacaaacattttatgttttcttcaaacttttatttcaaaattcccagttttataaattgcaaaagtttttcaaagttctaaattatttaaattaaaaaatggaacagaaaaatgaaaataaaaaacgagactaaaaacagaggcatgaactatttttaagatttttacacggacttttgtttaaaataattgaatttttatattttatggacattttctcaaaatttaaacatttttttgtatatgcaaacatttttcaaaactcctgaatagtttttgaattctcaaaaaaatcatgtttttttgaatatttcatTTCGAAATTcccagtttcttaaaattgagaaaagttatttgaagttctaaattatttaaagtagaaaaacaaaatggaactgaaaataaaaataaaatctaaactaaaaaaacaggcgcccacgcatgggccggcccaaacaggtgtgctgcatctttttccaacgcccagagcgtaatatagcaggtgcctacatgggccggcccagtccgaaaatcgtttaaaacgttttctatgacttataggtggcattggtgggtaattttagccaATTTTCGGGGCAATTTGAATGACGTACGGCAGAAgcaatatttgctttattagtatagTAGGTAAGAAATTTACATTTTTAACCGTCAGAGATGTAAAACCACATGCAAAACGGTCAGCCGTGCGTCAACCCAACCACCGTGGAAtttcctctcccctcccccgACCAGCCACCTACCTTGATCTGTTGTCGCGCCGTCGACCCGCAAGACCTCGCCGCTCGCAGATCCGCCCCCCTCAACCCCGTCATGAGCGGATCCGCCGCCCAACGCCTCTAAATCACCCCCAAATCGCTGATGTTTCGTTGCTCCGTCACCGCCGCCCGTCGCGCCATTTGAAGCTCGCCCCTGCCCTGCTACTCATCTCCAATCTCACTAGCCACCCTGTTGTTCGTCTCCAAGCTCGGTCGCTGCCCGCCGTCGGTGTGAAAACCGGTCGATCTCGAGTAGGaggtccgaactatggatctaaGGTTGATGGGTAACAAGGGATGGTGAAGacagtgttttacccaggttcggtccctcttgatggaggtaaaaatcTACActctgctcttgttgttattgatgaggtAGTACACAGAGTAGATCTACTGCGAGATCGATgtcgtggtctaaaccctaatcgtaaggGCGCTAATCTGCACCGGCGCTCTGGCcgaaactttcggccggccgcaTGCGAGCCGCTCGATCCGATAGATTGAACCCGAGTTGACCGTCAAATCTGTCCATGCAAAAAATATCCTCGATGGTAGTAAAAATAAGCAACGATGTAGTAAAATTCCGGGCAGATGCAacaaaaatatggttgtagcaaaaaatatcaACGTGGTCGTAGCAAAAAGACGaggctgatgatgcgtggtagcaaaacaaaatgtgGGTTGTGGCAAAACAATCcagtgaactcgggttgcaactctgacgaacgtgcATGCAACTTTTTCAGTgaagggttgtagcaaaaattgataccggttgtagcaaaaaaaccgacgaactcgggttgcaactaatCGTGGATGCatcttttttagtggacaaaataTAGCAAGATcaccaacggttgcaacaaaatatcatgtcggtagtagcaaaaaaatgatacATAGTTAGAGCAAAAATGACGCCTcgtaggaaaaaaaagaaggaggtccaTGCACGGGGACCGCACGACGCCCACGACCGGCCGAAGCGTTCAGCGGCGCGCCGTTGGAAACGTttccctaatcgtaatgagcttgatGTGTCCTACGAACTATGACCACCTGGCTTATATAGAAGCTAGGGGTGTCAGGCTTTACACAAAGTCGGTTACAACAGAGAAGGAATATGGCGATGACTATATCTACTTAGATTGCATGCCAAGTCTTTGAAAGAGTACA
This genomic stretch from Hordeum vulgare subsp. vulgare chromosome 6H, MorexV3_pseudomolecules_assembly, whole genome shotgun sequence harbors:
- the LOC123404671 gene encoding NADP-dependent D-sorbitol-6-phosphate dehydrogenase-like, with the translated sequence MAAMATALSSGHEMPAVGLGVWRMDSPAVRGLIHSALRAGYRHFDCAADYKNEAEVGDALAEAFQTGLVKREDLFITTKLWNSDHGHVLEACKDSLKKLRLDYLDLYLIHFPVATKHTGVGTTDSALGDDGVLDIDTTISLETTWHAMEDLVSMGLVRSIGISNYDIFLTRDCLAYAKIKPAVNQIETHPYFQRDSLVKFCQKHGICVTAHTPLGGSTANTEWFGTVSCLDDPVIKSLAEKYGKTPAQLVLRWGLQRNTVVIPKTSKVERLEENFAVYDFDISGEDMEKMKALDRSYRTNQPAKFWGIDLYA